A single Staphylococcus muscae DNA region contains:
- the priA gene encoding primosomal protein N': MIAQVIVDVAAKSVDRTFDYLIPDDLKDVVQPGVRVLVPFGPRKIQGYVMQIVSDEQSDIEIHRLKPIFEVKDIQPELTEELVKLSEWYSHYFVSKRISILEVMLPSAIKAKYTKAFSAKHPEQLPEYLRLRFNQDGLYPYKAAQNQEDVATLLTLMKQGIVEEVTLLSQHTTKKKQRAVRVIHPDMGDSILMDLEKKQKQYELLAFLLDEQHRSVLLRELKDMNFSTSAINTLERNGIIEKYDVVVERDPYEGRVFEQEHKRQLTEEQQEAFDQINRAAASHQAETFLLHGVTGSGKTEVYLQIIDQVLERQQEAMMLVPEIALTPQMVQRFKSRFGDEVAVLHSGLSHGERYDEWQKIRDGRARVSVGARSSVFAPFKNLGVIIIDEEHEATYKQEDYPRYHAREIAEWRSRYHHCPLVLGSATPSLESYARATRKVYTLLSMPTRVNNQQLPEVKIRDMRDELANGNRSIFSEDLAVAIEDRLQKQEQVVLFLNRRGYASFMLCRDCGHVPQCPNCDISMTYHKTTHELKCHYCGYHEPAPFQCPSCGSEHIQQMGTGTQRVEELIQERFPSARIIRMDVDTTSKKGSHEKLLKAFGDGKGDILLGTQMIAKGLDFPNITLVGVLNADTMLNLPDFRSSERTYQLLTQVAGRAGRHEKTGEVIIQTYNPDHYAVQDVQANNYLAFYEKEMQFRQLAKYPPYFFLINFTVTHEKMKVALQAATHVHQTLLQHVTEKAFILGPAPAALSRINNEYRFQILLKYKHEPGLIDALRYLDDYYHERYEQEKLALRIDIGPYMMM; the protein is encoded by the coding sequence ATGATTGCACAAGTCATCGTAGACGTTGCTGCCAAAAGTGTTGATCGAACGTTTGATTATCTTATTCCAGATGACTTAAAAGATGTCGTTCAACCGGGCGTTCGTGTACTCGTTCCGTTCGGTCCACGTAAAATTCAAGGTTACGTGATGCAAATTGTATCCGATGAACAATCAGATATTGAGATACATCGTTTAAAACCTATTTTTGAAGTGAAAGATATTCAACCAGAATTAACGGAAGAACTGGTGAAGTTAAGTGAATGGTATAGTCATTATTTTGTATCGAAGCGGATATCGATATTAGAAGTGATGTTACCGAGTGCGATAAAAGCAAAATATACGAAAGCTTTTTCTGCCAAACATCCGGAACAGCTTCCTGAGTATTTGCGATTACGCTTTAATCAAGATGGGTTGTATCCTTATAAAGCTGCGCAAAATCAAGAAGACGTTGCAACATTGTTGACATTGATGAAACAAGGTATCGTAGAAGAAGTAACGTTGCTGTCACAACATACGACGAAAAAGAAGCAACGGGCTGTGCGTGTCATCCATCCTGATATGGGTGATAGTATTTTGATGGACTTAGAAAAAAAGCAAAAGCAATATGAACTGTTAGCTTTTTTATTGGATGAACAACACCGTTCTGTATTGCTGCGAGAATTAAAAGATATGAACTTTTCGACATCTGCCATCAATACGTTAGAGCGAAACGGCATCATCGAAAAATATGACGTTGTCGTTGAGCGTGACCCTTATGAAGGACGTGTATTTGAGCAAGAGCACAAGCGTCAACTTACAGAAGAACAACAAGAGGCGTTTGATCAAATTAACCGAGCCGCAGCATCACATCAAGCAGAAACATTTTTATTACATGGTGTGACAGGTTCAGGTAAGACAGAAGTTTATTTACAAATAATTGATCAAGTACTTGAACGTCAACAAGAAGCGATGATGCTTGTCCCTGAGATTGCCTTGACACCACAAATGGTACAGCGATTCAAAAGCCGCTTTGGTGACGAAGTGGCAGTCCTTCACTCGGGCTTGTCACACGGCGAACGATACGATGAATGGCAAAAAATTCGTGACGGACGTGCGCGCGTGAGTGTTGGTGCGCGTTCGAGCGTTTTCGCCCCATTTAAAAATCTCGGTGTCATCATTATTGATGAAGAACATGAAGCGACATATAAGCAGGAAGATTATCCACGCTATCATGCGAGAGAAATTGCAGAATGGCGGAGTCGTTATCATCATTGCCCGCTTGTATTAGGAAGTGCAACGCCGAGCTTAGAGAGTTATGCACGAGCAACTCGAAAGGTTTATACATTGTTATCCATGCCGACACGTGTTAACAATCAGCAGCTCCCGGAAGTTAAAATTCGTGATATGAGAGATGAACTTGCTAATGGCAATCGCTCAATATTCTCTGAAGACTTGGCAGTAGCAATTGAAGATCGTTTACAAAAACAAGAACAAGTTGTACTATTTCTGAACCGTCGTGGTTACGCTTCCTTTATGTTATGTCGAGATTGTGGGCATGTGCCACAGTGTCCGAATTGTGATATTTCGATGACGTATCACAAAACGACACATGAGTTAAAGTGTCATTACTGTGGATATCACGAGCCAGCACCATTTCAATGTCCGAGTTGTGGCAGTGAACACATTCAACAGATGGGTACGGGGACACAACGTGTTGAAGAGTTGATTCAAGAGCGCTTTCCATCTGCAAGAATTATTCGAATGGATGTGGACACGACAAGCAAAAAGGGGAGTCATGAAAAGCTATTAAAGGCATTTGGTGACGGAAAAGGTGATATTTTGTTAGGGACTCAGATGATTGCGAAAGGGTTAGATTTTCCTAATATTACACTAGTTGGCGTATTGAATGCAGATACGATGTTGAACTTACCTGACTTTAGATCAAGTGAAAGAACATACCAACTGTTGACCCAAGTTGCGGGGCGTGCTGGACGCCATGAAAAAACAGGAGAAGTTATCATACAAACGTATAACCCAGATCACTATGCTGTTCAAGATGTACAAGCTAATAATTATCTAGCATTTTATGAAAAAGAAATGCAATTTCGACAGCTAGCCAAGTATCCACCTTATTTCTTTTTAATTAACTTTACGGTGACACATGAAAAGATGAAGGTTGCATTACAAGCGGCAACACATGTCCATCAAACATTGCTACAACATGTGACAGAAAAGGCATTTATTCTCGGCCCAGCACCTGCCGCCTTATCTCGGATTAACAATGAATACCGATTTCAAATATTATTGAAATACAAGCATGAACCCGGGTTGATTGATGCCTTACGTTATTTAGACGACTACTACCATGAACGCTATGAGCAAGAAAAACTTGCATTACGCATTGATATTGGTCCATATATGATGATGTAA
- the gmk gene encoding guanylate kinase, giving the protein MDTEKGLLIVLSGPSGVGKGTVRKRIFDDPHTSYKYSISMTTRDMREGEQDGVDYFFKSRNEFEQLIEQDAFIEYAEYVGNYYGTPVQYVKDTMNEGHDVFLEIEVEGAKQVRKKFPDALFIFLAPPSLDHLKERLIGRGTESSEKIQRRVDEARKEVEMMNLYDYVVVNDEVDLAKDRIQSIVEAEHLKRERIEAKYRKMLLEAKK; this is encoded by the coding sequence ATGGATACTGAAAAAGGCTTACTTATCGTTCTTTCAGGCCCGTCTGGTGTAGGTAAGGGAACTGTGAGAAAACGTATTTTTGATGATCCACATACATCTTATAAATATTCAATCTCAATGACGACACGTGATATGCGAGAAGGCGAGCAAGATGGCGTGGATTATTTCTTCAAATCACGTAATGAGTTTGAGCAATTAATTGAACAAGATGCATTTATTGAATACGCAGAATATGTAGGAAACTACTATGGGACACCTGTTCAATATGTGAAGGATACAATGAATGAAGGACATGATGTCTTTCTTGAGATTGAAGTAGAGGGTGCGAAACAGGTGCGTAAGAAGTTCCCTGATGCATTGTTTATCTTTTTAGCACCACCTAGTCTTGACCATCTTAAAGAGCGATTGATTGGTCGTGGCACTGAGTCATCTGAAAAGATTCAACGTCGTGTGGATGAAGCACGTAAAGAAGTTGAAATGATGAACTTATATGACTACGTCGTTGTGAACGATGAAGTAGACTTAGCGAAAGATCGTATTCAATCAATTGTGGAAGCAGAACACCTAAAACGTGAACGCATCGAAGCAAAATATCGAAAAATGTTATTGGAGGCTAAAAAGTAA
- the coaBC gene encoding bifunctional phosphopantothenoylcysteine decarboxylase/phosphopantothenate--cysteine ligase CoaBC produces the protein MKNILLAVTGGIAAYKAIDLTSKLTQAGYDVRVMLTTHAQQFVTPLSFQAISRNAVYTDTFIEQNPAEIQHITLGDWADAVIIAPATANTISKLSHGIADDMVTTTLLATTAPKLIAPAMNVHMYENPRIQENMAILKKDGYQFLEPGEGFLACGYVAKGRMAEPLDIIASLKQLQTENQATTVQTYFTGKKVLITAGTTIEEIDPVRYVSNRASGKMGYALATALVNQGANVTLVSGPTHLDVPEGVTFVSINSAEDMFEAVVSRYDEQDFVFKTAAVSDYTPVTKLEHKVKKKEGNLTVEFKRTKDILKYLGEHKTHQKLIGFAAETRDVEHYAQEKLARKNADVIIANNVGDRTIGFNSDQNEVTMYFKGGDVQPIEKGPKTELAYKILNALESRWHE, from the coding sequence ATGAAGAACATACTATTAGCGGTGACAGGTGGCATCGCGGCGTATAAAGCAATTGATTTGACGAGTAAGCTCACACAAGCAGGTTACGATGTGCGTGTCATGTTGACTACACATGCACAACAATTTGTCACACCGCTATCGTTTCAGGCGATTAGTAGAAATGCGGTTTATACCGATACATTTATTGAGCAGAATCCAGCTGAAATTCAACATATTACTTTAGGTGATTGGGCAGATGCAGTCATTATTGCGCCAGCTACTGCGAATACAATTTCAAAGTTGAGTCATGGGATTGCGGATGATATGGTCACAACGACATTGTTAGCGACGACAGCGCCGAAATTGATTGCGCCTGCAATGAACGTACACATGTATGAAAATCCACGCATTCAAGAAAATATGGCAATTTTAAAAAAGGACGGCTATCAATTCCTTGAACCTGGTGAAGGATTCTTAGCGTGTGGTTATGTCGCAAAAGGTCGTATGGCTGAACCATTAGATATCATTGCTTCACTCAAACAACTTCAAACGGAGAATCAAGCGACAACTGTACAAACGTATTTTACAGGTAAAAAGGTTTTAATTACTGCTGGTACAACGATTGAAGAAATCGATCCAGTGCGCTACGTGTCAAACCGTGCATCAGGCAAGATGGGCTATGCACTGGCAACAGCCCTCGTCAATCAAGGTGCGAACGTTACATTAGTGTCAGGGCCGACGCATTTAGATGTTCCAGAAGGTGTGACATTTGTTTCGATAAACAGTGCGGAAGACATGTTTGAAGCGGTAGTTTCTCGATATGATGAACAAGATTTCGTGTTCAAAACTGCCGCAGTTTCTGACTATACACCTGTTACGAAGTTGGAACATAAGGTGAAAAAGAAAGAAGGTAACTTGACAGTTGAATTCAAACGTACGAAAGATATTTTAAAATATTTAGGTGAACATAAGACGCATCAAAAGTTAATTGGATTCGCAGCTGAAACACGTGATGTCGAACATTATGCGCAAGAAAAACTAGCACGTAAAAATGCAGATGTCATCATAGCGAATAATGTAGGGGATCGTACAATAGGGTTTAATTCTGATCAAAATGAAGTGACGATGTATTTCAAAGGTGGCGATGTGCAACCAATTGAAAAAGGGCCGAAAACAGAACTGGCATACAAAATTTTAAATGCACTGGAAAGTAGATGGCATGAATGA
- the rpoZ gene encoding DNA-directed RNA polymerase subunit omega — protein MLYPPLHHLQDKVNSKYLIATTAAKRAREIQENPEGLLLDDYTSKKTVGRALEEMASSKVKPNVDLKDY, from the coding sequence ATGTTATATCCACCGTTACATCATTTACAAGATAAAGTTAACTCTAAATACTTAATTGCAACTACTGCAGCAAAACGTGCAAGAGAGATTCAAGAAAACCCTGAAGGATTATTGCTCGATGATTACACGAGTAAGAAGACGGTGGGACGTGCCTTGGAAGAGATGGCTTCAAGCAAAGTTAAGCCGAATGTTGACCTAAAAGACTATTAA